Proteins from a single region of Paenibacillus sp. BIHB 4019:
- a CDS encoding response regulator, translating to MYKVLLVDDEWLILDGISSVIDWARLGTQLTGTAQNGLEALTKLRGNPPDIVITDIRMPGMDGLQLVAAVASQYPEISFIMLTGFSEFDYAKTAMQYGVKHYLLKPCSEESLVEAITEIVQEKRERDSQESFVQSIKYDLERVMPHAKEHFLKEFVTNKTYGVREWQYFGDLFGLHFQTQSVRLLLVEIEGEHEYEHLFAVKNIAEDIFPNPILSSTVGQHVLLLMEDELSEAQFFEKIDSIRATFTKYYHFDLTAALSEPGELAQARRLYTQTLVCLNHRFYLGEGSLIMERDISPSGEGDRSEWEYDQERLMTAIKAGHWAEAEKELQQMFEMLSELRYDISTTKSYLIQMYMEMIRLCGPSEMKAYMDKLPGLIETSTLQSFQQYVMGIAQEIALHNYERNRCRQSQMVLHMKNIVQSRFKDESLTLQSIAGEIYMNPDYISKMFKKETGEKFTNYMMSFRIQKALEIIGQSEEFTIAALAEETGFGGNSSYFSKMFKKYTGFSPSEYKKTP from the coding sequence GTGTACAAGGTTCTCTTGGTTGATGATGAATGGCTTATTCTTGACGGCATTTCCTCCGTGATCGATTGGGCGCGGCTAGGTACACAATTAACAGGAACAGCGCAAAATGGTTTGGAAGCGTTAACAAAATTAAGGGGCAATCCGCCGGACATCGTTATTACCGACATTCGAATGCCGGGAATGGATGGCTTGCAGCTCGTAGCTGCTGTTGCATCGCAGTATCCAGAAATCTCTTTTATCATGCTGACCGGCTTCTCGGAATTTGATTATGCCAAAACGGCTATGCAGTATGGGGTGAAGCATTATTTGCTGAAGCCGTGCAGCGAGGAAAGCTTGGTGGAGGCCATCACGGAAATCGTGCAGGAGAAGCGGGAACGGGACAGCCAGGAAAGCTTCGTGCAGTCGATCAAGTATGATTTGGAGCGCGTAATGCCGCATGCCAAGGAGCATTTTCTCAAGGAGTTCGTAACGAATAAAACGTATGGCGTAAGAGAATGGCAGTATTTTGGCGACCTGTTCGGGCTGCATTTTCAAACGCAAAGCGTACGCCTGCTGCTTGTGGAAATCGAGGGCGAGCATGAGTATGAGCATCTATTTGCCGTGAAAAATATTGCCGAGGATATATTTCCTAATCCCATACTCAGCTCTACCGTAGGCCAGCATGTCCTTCTGCTCATGGAGGACGAGCTGTCCGAGGCGCAATTTTTCGAGAAAATTGACAGCATCCGCGCCACCTTCACGAAATATTATCATTTTGATCTGACCGCTGCCCTCAGCGAGCCGGGAGAGCTGGCGCAGGCGCGGCGCTTGTATACGCAGACGCTCGTCTGCTTGAACCATCGGTTTTATCTCGGTGAAGGCAGTCTTATTATGGAGCGCGACATTTCCCCATCTGGCGAAGGAGATCGCTCTGAATGGGAGTATGACCAAGAACGTTTAATGACAGCAATTAAAGCAGGGCATTGGGCAGAAGCGGAAAAAGAGCTGCAGCAAATGTTTGAAATGCTTTCTGAGCTGCGCTATGACATATCCACAACGAAATCCTATTTGATCCAGATGTACATGGAAATGATTCGGCTTTGTGGACCTTCCGAGATGAAGGCCTATATGGATAAGCTCCCGGGTTTAATCGAAACGAGCACCTTGCAGTCTTTTCAACAATATGTGATGGGCATAGCCCAAGAGATTGCTCTCCACAACTATGAGCGGAATCGATGCAGGCAGTCGCAGATGGTGCTTCATATGAAAAATATTGTCCAAAGCCGCTTCAAGGATGAATCGCTGACTTTGCAATCTATTGCCGGGGAGATTTATATGAATCCGGATTACATAAGCAAAATGTTCAAGAAGGAGACAGGGGAAAAATTTACGAACTACATGATGAGCTTTCGGATTCAAAAGGCGCTGGAGATTATCGGACAAAGCGAGGAATTTACAATAGCGGCGCTGGCCGAGGAAACGGGTTTCGGCGGCAATTCCTCTTATTTCAGCAAAATGTTTAAGAAGTATACCGGATTTTCTCCTTCGGAATATAAAAAAACGCCATAG
- a CDS encoding NADP-dependent oxidoreductase produces MKAAQIQNYSKEIRVEWNEINIPQINSHEVLVKVKAAGVNPLDILNLNGSVRMIADYKFPLTLGNELSGIIEAVGDKVLNFKAGDPVYSRLPLNKIGAFAEYAAVNEDDLSIMPGNLSFNEAAAVPLTALTAYQALHNVLHAQPNKKLFIPGGTGGFGAMAIPIAKSMGLYVITSGSERGQLRALSLGADQFINYQAENYADILSNIDYVIDTLGSKAIKAELDILKPQGKLVSLKAGPNYRFAVDNHFPMWKKALFGLAGARFDFLARKNQKEYRFLFVQANGGQLQEITKLVEKENIKPSIDSTFTFDDINKAMLKVSTGHSQGKVILTF; encoded by the coding sequence ATGAAAGCGGCACAAATACAGAACTATTCGAAAGAAATCCGAGTAGAATGGAATGAAATTAACATACCGCAGATTAATAGCCATGAGGTACTTGTCAAAGTAAAAGCTGCCGGCGTGAATCCACTGGATATTCTTAATCTAAATGGCAGTGTTCGAATGATTGCTGACTATAAGTTCCCGTTAACTTTAGGGAATGAACTATCTGGCATTATTGAAGCTGTTGGCGATAAGGTGTTGAATTTTAAGGCAGGTGACCCTGTCTATTCGAGGCTGCCGCTTAATAAAATCGGTGCTTTTGCTGAATATGCGGCCGTGAATGAAGATGATTTATCCATCATGCCTGGCAATTTGTCTTTTAACGAGGCGGCTGCGGTCCCCCTTACTGCCTTGACTGCTTATCAAGCCTTGCATAATGTACTCCATGCCCAGCCGAATAAAAAGCTTTTCATTCCCGGAGGAACCGGAGGATTCGGCGCTATGGCAATTCCCATTGCCAAATCAATGGGATTATATGTGATTACAAGTGGAAGTGAAAGAGGCCAATTACGCGCACTGTCGCTCGGGGCTGATCAATTCATAAATTATCAGGCAGAAAATTATGCCGATATACTGTCCAATATCGATTATGTGATCGACACCTTGGGCAGCAAAGCGATCAAGGCTGAACTGGACATTTTAAAGCCGCAAGGGAAATTGGTATCATTGAAAGCCGGACCTAATTATCGCTTCGCGGTTGACAATCATTTTCCAATGTGGAAAAAAGCATTGTTTGGTCTAGCGGGTGCCCGCTTCGATTTTTTAGCACGTAAGAACCAGAAGGAATATCGGTTTTTATTTGTGCAAGCAAATGGCGGCCAATTACAAGAAATCACTAAACTTGTTGAAAAAGAAAATATTAAGCCCTCTATAGATTCAACTTTTACGTTTGATGACATTAACAAAGCGATGTTGAAAGTGTCGACGGGCCACTCCCAGGGCAAAGTGATTTTGACTTTTTAA
- a CDS encoding ABC transporter permease subunit: MELKLEEERQSPLKGSGPKTSKLVFLKKEWLRNKYVYLMLIPVLAYYFIFHYGPMYGLLMAFQKSYSPIKGILEGKWIGFDNFTMFFNSYYFWRIIKNTLILSFYSILFGFPAPIILALLLNEVRKKWFKSTVQTISYMPHFISVVVVVGMLKTFSSLDGGLFNVIRSFFDLQPMMFLAEKDMFRPMYILSNIWQGAGWASIIFLAALSNIDPQLYEAAKMDGAGRWKQLLHITLPGIMPTVVIMLILRLGAVMNADFQKILLMQTAPTYETSDVISTFIYRSGILEGNYTYSTAIGLINGIINFSLLLMANAISKKVNSTSLW; the protein is encoded by the coding sequence ATGGAGTTGAAGCTGGAGGAAGAGCGGCAGTCGCCGCTCAAGGGGAGCGGACCTAAAACAAGCAAACTCGTTTTCCTCAAAAAGGAATGGCTGCGGAATAAATATGTATACCTTATGTTAATTCCGGTCTTAGCGTATTATTTCATTTTCCACTATGGACCGATGTACGGCTTGCTGATGGCTTTTCAGAAATCTTATAGCCCAATCAAAGGCATTTTGGAAGGAAAATGGATTGGCTTTGACAATTTCACGATGTTTTTTAACAGCTATTATTTTTGGCGAATTATTAAAAATACGTTGATCCTCAGCTTTTACAGCATTTTATTCGGCTTTCCGGCACCGATTATTTTGGCGCTGCTGCTGAATGAAGTCCGCAAAAAGTGGTTCAAAAGCACGGTGCAGACGATCAGCTACATGCCCCACTTCATTTCGGTCGTCGTTGTTGTCGGGATGCTGAAAACGTTCTCCTCGCTCGATGGCGGCTTGTTTAATGTAATTCGCAGCTTCTTCGACCTGCAGCCGATGATGTTTCTAGCGGAGAAGGATATGTTTCGGCCGATGTACATTCTTTCGAACATTTGGCAGGGGGCGGGCTGGGCCTCGATTATTTTTCTAGCGGCGCTTAGCAATATAGATCCCCAGCTCTATGAAGCGGCGAAGATGGATGGGGCTGGCAGGTGGAAGCAGCTGCTGCATATTACGCTCCCGGGCATTATGCCGACGGTTGTCATTATGCTGATTTTGCGTCTGGGTGCGGTTATGAACGCCGACTTTCAGAAAATTTTGCTCATGCAGACGGCACCGACTTACGAAACGTCAGATGTCATATCCACTTTCATTTACCGTTCCGGCATATTAGAAGGCAACTACACGTATTCGACAGCTATTGGATTAATTAACGGCATTATTAATTTCTCGCTGCTGTTAATGGCCAATGCGATTAGTAAAAAAGTGAATTCGACCAGTCTCTGGTAA
- a CDS encoding SDR family NAD(P)-dependent oxidoreductase, whose amino-acid sequence MKYTVITGASSGIGYETALAFAARGKNLILVARRLNKLEELKAAIQEIDPSVNVIVQTSDLSVTDQAYTLYSKLKEYEIETWINNAGLGEAAFVAEQNLDKAQTMLRVNIESLTILSTLYVRDYADIEGTQLINVSSALGYAIAVGNVAYSASKYYVSAFTEGLAKELELKGAKLKAKVLAPAITETEFLKHSLGTEEFDFKANMPKYHTAKQMAGFMVDLYDSNAVVGIVDQNYDFNLRGQIYPVISEF is encoded by the coding sequence ATGAAGTATACCGTTATTACAGGAGCAAGCTCAGGGATTGGATATGAGACGGCATTGGCGTTTGCTGCACGTGGCAAAAACTTAATTTTGGTAGCTAGAAGATTGAATAAATTAGAAGAGCTTAAAGCGGCCATTCAGGAAATAGACCCTAGTGTAAATGTTATTGTTCAAACAAGCGACCTGTCTGTTACAGATCAGGCCTATACACTGTATAGCAAGCTAAAGGAATACGAAATTGAAACTTGGATTAACAACGCGGGGCTGGGAGAAGCCGCTTTTGTAGCAGAGCAGAATTTAGATAAAGCCCAAACGATGCTGCGTGTTAATATCGAATCCTTGACGATCCTTTCTACCCTATATGTGCGGGACTATGCCGATATCGAAGGGACTCAGTTAATTAACGTCTCATCCGCACTCGGATACGCCATTGCTGTTGGGAATGTTGCATATTCTGCATCCAAATATTATGTTAGTGCCTTCACAGAAGGGCTTGCAAAAGAACTAGAGCTGAAAGGTGCCAAACTAAAGGCAAAGGTTTTAGCACCGGCTATAACAGAAACGGAATTTCTGAAGCATTCATTGGGCACGGAAGAATTTGATTTTAAAGCCAACATGCCCAAGTACCACACGGCCAAACAAATGGCGGGCTTCATGGTGGATCTTTATGATAGCAACGCAGTGGTAGGGATTGTAGACCAGAACTATGATTTTAATCTGAGAGGCCAAATCTATCCGGTCATTTCAGAATTTTAA
- a CDS encoding S-layer homology domain-containing protein, whose protein sequence is MKLGKLSLLICLLLCVASTTLFAASAKSSADFTDLKDLDAATKAKFDALISAGVFDGVSEGTFGLKEEMNRAQFAKVAALVFDLKVDSGLKTSSFNDVGSDSASYGYALPYIEAIKKAGITDGVGQGSFEPAGKVTKEQLATFLIRGLGKQEEAEQTPGVEDNSVSDWAKGYVAYALSNKLVTISADGTFGGKSNATREMLAITSYEVAVQTGVVDVVIPSPTPTPTPSSTSASSSTYSPAATPTPEPTATPTPEQSATPTSEPTPPIVEPTPPIVEPTPPIVVPTPPIVVPTPPIVVPTPPIVVPTPPIIIPTPPIVVPTPPIIIPTPPNPTEIP, encoded by the coding sequence ATGAAATTAGGAAAGCTGAGTTTACTAATATGTCTGCTTTTATGTGTGGCGAGTACAACTTTGTTCGCCGCCAGCGCGAAATCATCTGCTGATTTCACGGATTTGAAGGATTTGGATGCTGCAACGAAAGCCAAGTTCGATGCACTGATTAGTGCAGGAGTTTTCGATGGCGTTTCGGAGGGCACATTTGGGCTGAAGGAAGAGATGAATCGCGCTCAATTTGCAAAGGTAGCTGCTTTAGTTTTCGATCTGAAAGTGGATTCGGGCCTTAAAACATCGAGCTTCAATGATGTGGGGTCTGATAGTGCATCCTACGGTTACGCCTTGCCTTATATCGAAGCTATTAAAAAGGCAGGGATTACTGACGGGGTAGGCCAAGGCAGCTTTGAGCCAGCGGGTAAAGTTACGAAAGAGCAATTGGCAACGTTCCTAATCAGAGGATTGGGAAAACAAGAGGAAGCTGAGCAGACACCGGGTGTTGAAGACAATTCGGTATCGGATTGGGCTAAAGGCTATGTGGCCTATGCGCTTAGTAACAAGCTTGTGACCATTAGCGCTGACGGAACGTTTGGCGGGAAAAGCAATGCCACGCGTGAAATGCTTGCTATAACTTCCTATGAAGTAGCTGTACAGACCGGTGTTGTGGATGTTGTTATTCCTTCGCCAACGCCTACTCCAACGCCATCATCGACATCGGCTTCATCATCAACCTATAGTCCGGCGGCAACGCCGACACCTGAGCCGACGGCAACACCAACACCAGAGCAATCGGCAACGCCGACATCGGAGCCAACACCACCAATCGTTGAGCCAACACCACCAATCGTTGAGCCAACACCACCAATCGTTGTGCCGACACCACCGATCGTTGTGCCGACACCACCAATCGTTGTGCCGACACCACCGATCGTTGTGCCAACACCACCGATCATTATCCCAACACCACCGATCGTTGTGCCGACACCACCGATCATTATCCCAACACCACCGAACCCTACGGAAATTCCTTAA